From Solanum lycopersicum chromosome 8, SLM_r2.1, the proteins below share one genomic window:
- the LOC101254716 gene encoding uncharacterized protein — MEKAYRKEDFDKLMAKVVKVDHRMKDYFEDAGYEKWSRVHSIINRGRMMTSNIIECINGYLVDARKLSIIDFLEEARLLFGSWNYKNREIATYIKDTLGRRIEEILIVNASKSSKMKIFINFPKNMFHVVPSYEYIFTVHEAGRRYIVCLERKTCTCGRFQHDEIPCTHAIAVLKHENVTNLHPYCSDYYKPYALEKMYEVAMVPMPDKEDWNIPDYVLDEIVWPPRYRRLFGRPRKRRKKNADEKITVNNNSSGQCAQEGHNRRTCTFFQKEN; from the exons ATGGAAAAAGCATACAGAAAGGaagattttgataaattaatggcTAAGGTTGTGAAAGTTGATCATAGGATGAAGGATTACTTTGAAGATGCTGGTTATGAGAAGTGGTCAAGAGTTCATTCAATCATAAACAGAGGTAGAATGATGACTTCGAACATCATTGAGTGTATCAATGGATACCTTGTCGATGCACGTAAGTTATCTATAATAGACTTCTTGGAGGAAGCTAGACTTCTATTTGGTAGTTGGAActataaaaatagagaaatagcGACATATATAAAGGACACATTGGGCCGAAGAATTGAGGAGATATTGATTGTAAACGCATCTAAAAGTTCAAAGATGAAGATATTTATCAATTTCCCTAAAAATATGTTTCAT GTTGTTCCAtcatatgaatatattttcacAGTTCATGAAGCCGGAAGAAGATACATTGTATGCCTTGAGAGGAAAACTTGCACATGTGGAAGGTTTCAACATGATGAGATACCTTGCACACACGCAATTGCAGTTTTGAAGCATGAGAATGTTACAAATTTGCACCCATATTGCTCTGATTACTACAAGCCGTATGCATTAGAAAAAATGTACGAGGTTGCAATGGTTCCAATGCCAGATAAGGAGGATTGGAACATTCCAGACTATGTTTTAGATGAAATTGTCTGGCCACCTAGGTATAGAAGGTTGTTTGGACGACCAAGAAAGCGAAGAAAGAAAAATGCGGATGAGAAAATAACAGTGAACAATAATTCTTCTGGGCAATGTGCACAAGAAGGACATAACAGGAGAACTTGTACTTTCTTCCAGAAAGAGAATTGA